A single region of the Gemmatimonadaceae bacterium genome encodes:
- the sdaAB gene encoding L-serine ammonia-lyase, iron-sulfur-dependent subunit beta: protein MVSLLDIIGPVMVGPSSSHTAGACRLGLLARCLVGGTPERARIELHGSFARTGEGHGTDKAIVGGLMGFRPDDERLRTSLEIAEHEGLDYQFEKTKLGEEGVVHPNTARISVERGDRKSVMVGSSLGAGRVLVTEIDGYPVEVTGNYHTVVLVAEDIPGSVARIAGILADHHINIATLRLTRKERGGDAFMVIETDDVPDEKVRDEIRTLSWVKWAFRLDKVSA, encoded by the coding sequence ATGGTCAGCCTTCTCGATATCATTGGCCCGGTGATGGTCGGCCCCTCCAGCTCGCACACGGCTGGAGCGTGCCGCCTCGGATTACTCGCGCGTTGTCTCGTCGGTGGAACGCCCGAGCGCGCGCGCATCGAGCTGCACGGCTCGTTCGCGCGCACGGGTGAAGGGCACGGTACGGACAAGGCAATCGTCGGCGGCTTGATGGGCTTTCGTCCCGATGATGAGCGTTTACGAACGTCGCTCGAGATCGCCGAGCACGAAGGGCTCGATTATCAATTCGAGAAAACGAAGCTCGGCGAGGAAGGCGTCGTGCATCCGAACACGGCGCGCATCTCCGTCGAGCGGGGCGATCGCAAGTCGGTGATGGTCGGCTCGTCGCTGGGGGCGGGGCGCGTCCTCGTGACCGAGATCGATGGCTATCCGGTCGAGGTCACCGGCAACTATCACACGGTCGTACTCGTCGCCGAGGACATTCCCGGGTCGGTCGCGCGCATCGCCGGCATTCTCGCCGACCATCACATCAATATCGCGACGTTGCGCCTAACGAGAAAAGAGCGCGGGGGCGATGCATTCATGGTCATCGAAACCGACGACGTGCCGGACGAAAAGGTCCGGGATGAGATTCGGACCCTCTCGTGGGTGAAGTGGGCGTTCCGGCTCGACAAGGTTTCCGCGTGA
- the sdaAA gene encoding L-serine ammonia-lyase, iron-sulfur-dependent, subunit alpha: MYRSLHEAVRDAEAQKKSLAQLALETESRDQGRPVAEIRGALQRALDVMRGAIAQGLTGELRSASGLVGGDAAKLHTAAAGPLADTPFRDILSRALAVQEVNAAMGVIVAAPTAGGAGVLPAVLTGLADARKLEDEQIVDALATAGLIGAVVAERASLSGAEGGCQAETGAAAAMAAGAATEMLGGTPTQVAHAVALAQQGTLGLVCDPLGGLVELPCVFRNATGAAIALAAIEMALAGITFAIPADEVIDTMGEIGREMDVRYRETAGGGLAATPTGRRLARERLVQIKKG; this comes from the coding sequence ATGTATCGCTCACTCCATGAAGCCGTCCGCGACGCCGAGGCACAGAAGAAGAGCCTCGCCCAGTTGGCGCTTGAAACGGAATCGCGCGATCAGGGCCGGCCTGTCGCCGAGATACGCGGAGCCTTGCAGCGGGCGCTCGACGTGATGCGCGGTGCGATCGCGCAGGGACTCACCGGCGAGCTCCGCTCGGCGAGTGGGCTCGTCGGCGGTGACGCGGCCAAGCTGCACACGGCGGCCGCCGGCCCGCTCGCTGACACACCGTTTCGCGATATCCTGTCTCGCGCGCTCGCCGTACAGGAAGTGAATGCCGCTATGGGAGTGATCGTCGCCGCACCGACCGCCGGCGGTGCCGGCGTGCTGCCAGCGGTGCTCACCGGACTCGCGGACGCGCGCAAGCTCGAGGATGAGCAAATCGTCGACGCGCTAGCCACCGCCGGCTTGATCGGTGCCGTCGTCGCGGAGCGGGCCTCGCTTTCCGGAGCCGAGGGCGGTTGTCAGGCCGAGACGGGAGCGGCGGCGGCGATGGCCGCGGGCGCAGCAACGGAGATGCTCGGTGGCACACCGACACAAGTCGCGCACGCGGTCGCGCTGGCGCAGCAGGGCACGTTGGGCCTCGTGTGCGATCCCCTCGGCGGTTTGGTCGAGCTTCCTTGCGTCTTCCGTAACGCGACGGGCGCCGCGATCGCGCTCGCGGCGATCGAGATGGCGCTTGCCGGAATCACCTTCGCGATCCCGGCCGACGAAGTCATCGACACCATGGGCGAGATCGGGCGTGAGATGGACGTGCGCTATCGCGAGACCGCCGGCGGCGGACTCGCTGCAACGCCTACGGGTCGTCGGCTGGCACGCGAGCGATTGGTGCAGATCAAGAAAGGCTGA
- a CDS encoding YbjN domain-containing protein, whose product MVTKEDVEGFLDRISAEGASYREVEPGLWIVKPGGELDFAVVVNYTPPVVLMRVKVMSLPKNENELATLSRRLLELNATDLVHGSYGIEEDSIVMTEALELAHLDYEEFQAAYESISLALASHLRELGTYRQAH is encoded by the coding sequence ATGGTCACCAAGGAAGACGTCGAAGGCTTCCTCGATCGCATCAGCGCTGAAGGCGCGAGTTATCGCGAGGTGGAGCCCGGACTGTGGATCGTCAAACCCGGCGGCGAGCTCGATTTCGCGGTCGTCGTGAACTACACGCCGCCGGTCGTGCTGATGCGCGTGAAAGTGATGTCGCTGCCGAAGAACGAGAACGAACTGGCTACGCTCAGTCGTCGTCTCCTCGAGCTAAACGCGACGGATCTGGTCCACGGGTCGTATGGCATCGAGGAAGACTCGATCGTCATGACGGAGGCGCTCGAGCTTGCGCACCTGGATTACGAGGAGTTTCAGGCCGCCTACGAGAGCATCAGCCTCGCTCTCGCGTCGCACTTGCGCGAGCTTGGGACCTATCGGCAGGCACACTGA
- a CDS encoding PspA/IM30 family protein: MGLFDRLSTLLRSNINDLISRAEDPEKMLGQILVDMRSQLAKAKQQVATAIADEKRLRDQADGEYRQAADWEKRAMLALQENREDLAKQALVRQSEHMSHAQQLEQTWEAHRLETEKLKNSLRDLNDKIEEAKRKKNLLVARQRRAQAQKRIAETMSSLSEKSAFEAFARMEERIEQNERQLKAAVEIDEEFTGDQLSNQFKQLERGAASTSVDMRLIELKQKMGMLPPPSPAQAQRQIGGGNAKHDEETVHAEIDEDIESEKKGS; this comes from the coding sequence ATGGGACTCTTCGATAGACTGTCGACGCTGCTGCGGTCGAATATCAATGATTTGATTTCTCGGGCCGAGGATCCCGAGAAGATGCTCGGTCAGATACTCGTCGACATGCGGTCGCAGCTTGCCAAGGCGAAGCAGCAGGTCGCAACGGCGATCGCGGACGAGAAGCGGCTGCGCGACCAGGCCGATGGCGAATATCGTCAGGCCGCGGACTGGGAAAAACGCGCGATGCTCGCGCTCCAGGAAAATCGCGAAGATCTGGCGAAGCAGGCGCTCGTTCGACAGAGCGAGCACATGTCGCATGCGCAGCAGCTCGAGCAGACGTGGGAAGCCCACCGGCTCGAGACCGAGAAGCTCAAGAACTCGCTCCGCGATCTGAACGACAAGATCGAGGAAGCGAAGCGCAAGAAGAATCTCCTCGTCGCGCGCCAGCGACGCGCGCAGGCACAGAAGCGCATCGCCGAAACGATGTCGTCGCTCTCCGAGAAGTCGGCGTTCGAGGCGTTCGCGCGGATGGAAGAGCGCATCGAGCAGAACGAGCGGCAGCTCAAAGCCGCGGTGGAGATTGACGAGGAGTTCACCGGCGACCAGCTCTCGAATCAATTCAAGCAGCTCGAGCGAGGTGCGGCGTCGACGAGCGTCGACATGCGATTGATCGAGCTGAAGCAGAAAATGGGAATGCTTCCGCCACCGTCGCCGGCGCAGGCCCAGCGTCAGATCGGTGGCGGTAACGCCAAGCACGACGAAGAGACAGTGCACGCCGAGATCGACGAGGACATCGAGAGCGAGAAAAAGGGAAGTTGA
- a CDS encoding AI-2E family transporter, giving the protein MSNDSPRRFKFAPILTATVLTVLGLWLFARVAQVLILLFIGVLLSLYLRAVAGWFERRWHFPERLAFLTSLLLSLAGVVAIFYILVPPVISQTQALIKVLPNYITGWEDSLDRTIGRVPALREFWPPGEHKILGAIYNEISSTFATIPTRVLSVVQGAISIFSISVIAIYLSLHPALYREWLIALFPPIHRDLVRDLLGDLGDTLRSYIVGQLLVMAFLAALTAIFLYILNVPFALTFGIFTGLVAIIPFFGTLLSTTLPALFVLNTPNGGFRALAVLGVGVIVHLTEGNIVSPYAMSKKVDLPPVLTIMSVLIMGQLLGGIGLIVALPTLAMLMVIVRRILITRIYEGQGFRRTTRERPLVLRLPAPGGGVLVPAGPPIDVVSIAEVTTTNGRHGTQ; this is encoded by the coding sequence TTGAGCAACGATTCACCGCGACGCTTCAAATTTGCGCCAATTCTGACGGCCACAGTCCTCACGGTTCTGGGACTGTGGCTGTTTGCCAGGGTTGCGCAAGTTCTCATCCTGCTCTTCATCGGCGTTCTGCTGTCGCTCTACCTGCGGGCGGTCGCCGGATGGTTCGAGCGCCGATGGCACTTTCCGGAGCGGCTGGCATTCTTGACGTCGCTGCTGCTGAGCCTCGCCGGCGTCGTCGCGATCTTCTATATCCTCGTCCCGCCGGTGATCTCGCAGACCCAGGCACTGATCAAGGTGCTCCCGAACTACATCACCGGTTGGGAGGATAGCCTCGATCGCACGATCGGCCGTGTGCCGGCGCTCCGAGAGTTCTGGCCCCCGGGGGAGCACAAGATCCTCGGCGCTATCTACAATGAAATCTCCAGCACCTTTGCCACCATACCGACGCGAGTGTTGAGCGTCGTCCAGGGTGCGATCAGCATCTTCTCGATTTCGGTCATCGCGATCTACCTGTCGCTCCACCCCGCGCTCTATCGCGAGTGGCTCATCGCGTTGTTCCCGCCGATCCATCGCGACCTGGTTCGTGACCTCCTCGGTGACCTCGGCGACACGCTGCGCTCGTACATCGTCGGGCAGCTCCTCGTCATGGCTTTTCTCGCCGCGCTGACCGCGATCTTTCTTTATATCCTCAACGTTCCGTTTGCCCTGACGTTCGGGATCTTCACCGGGCTCGTCGCGATCATTCCCTTCTTCGGCACGTTGTTGTCGACGACGCTGCCGGCGCTCTTCGTGCTCAACACGCCGAATGGCGGCTTCCGTGCACTCGCCGTCCTTGGTGTCGGCGTGATTGTGCACCTCACCGAGGGGAACATCGTGTCCCCGTACGCGATGTCGAAGAAGGTGGATCTCCCGCCGGTGCTGACGATCATGTCCGTGCTGATCATGGGCCAGCTGCTCGGCGGCATCGGACTCATCGTCGCGCTGCCGACACTCGCGATGTTGATGGTGATCGTGCGACGCATCCTCATCACACGCATCTACGAAGGGCAGGGCTTCCGGCGTACCACGCGCGAGCGGCCGCTCGTGCTGCGACTGCCAGCGCCCGGCGGCGGCGTCCTCGTGCCCGCGGGACCGCCAATCGACGTCGTGTCCATCGCCGAAGTTACCACGACGAACGGACGACACGGCACTCAATGA